CTATCTTTTCGGTTAAAAACGTTACGAAAGTTACCAAACCCAAAATTGATATTCTATCAATTTTGTTATCTTCATTTGGTTTTGGTGGATTATTATATGGATTCAGTACTGCTGGAGAAAAAGGTTGGTCTAGTGAGATTGTAGTTATTTCTATTATAGCTGGGGCAGTCATTCTTGGACTATTCATATGGAGACAATTAAAATTAAAGACACCGTTGTTGCAATTTAGAGTATTTAAATTTAACATCTTCACATTATCACTTATTATCACCATGATTGTAATGATGTCGATGATTGGTGCCGAAATGATTTTACCTATGTATATACAGACATTACGAGGTTTCTCTCCACTTGATTCAGGGTTAATGTTACTCCCTGGTGCAATTGTAATGGGAATTATGTCTCCTATTACCGGTATGCTATTTGATAAATATGATGCAAGAGTACTTGCTGTACCTGGATTAACTATCGTAGCAGTTACGACATTTGTTTTTACCAACCTTTCAATGGATACACCATTAGTATTCATATCAACCATTTATGCAATTCGTATGTTTGGACTTGCAATGGCTATGATGCCTGTTATGACAGCTGGCTTAAATCAAATTCCAGATAGTTGGCATGCACATGGTTCAGCGATGGCTAACACAATGCAACAAGTTGCTGGTTCTATTGGAACAGCCATATTGTTCACTATATTATCAACTGGTATTTCTAATTATGAACCTGACATGTCAGCATTGGCAGAACTATCACAGAGTGAGGCAAAGTTACAACTGGCTAATGACGCTATGCTAAATGGTTATAATAACGCATTTCTATTTGCTTCTATTTTAGCAATTTTAGGTGTTATCATTGCTTTATTTAT
The nucleotide sequence above comes from Paraliobacillus zengyii. Encoded proteins:
- a CDS encoding MDR family MFS transporter — its product is MSQAIKQDKVENEKMGAMLAVMLIGAFVGILNETLLATALPSIMVDLDVTQNKVQWLTTAFLLTNGIMIPITAFLIETFSTRKLFLTAFTVFGIGTTISAFAHTFPVLLAGRIVQATGSGIMLPLMMTVILTVIPKARRGAAMGMAGVVISFGPAIGPTLSGLLLQYYSWRSLFYVVLPIVILTIILAIFSVKNVTKVTKPKIDILSILLSSFGFGGLLYGFSTAGEKGWSSEIVVISIIAGAVILGLFIWRQLKLKTPLLQFRVFKFNIFTLSLIITMIVMMSMIGAEMILPMYIQTLRGFSPLDSGLMLLPGAIVMGIMSPITGMLFDKYDARVLAVPGLTIVAVTTFVFTNLSMDTPLVFISTIYAIRMFGLAMAMMPVMTAGLNQIPDSWHAHGSAMANTMQQVAGSIGTAILFTILSTGISNYEPDMSALAELSQSEAKLQLANDAMLNGYNNAFLFASILAILGVIIALFINEKASKAAKK